The Drosophila suzukii chromosome X, CBGP_Dsuzu_IsoJpt1.0, whole genome shotgun sequence DNA window AATCTGCACTTAAatagatataatatatttgaaaaatactaaaaagagCATAAAAAGTGTGCATAAGaaaaaatgaatataaaaGCAAACTACAGTGCTTAgctaaagtaaaataaatttcaaaaaataccaaaatactaattagcataaatacaaaaacgaaattttaaagaatattttttaaaaaataaacaataataattaccGAAACACAAAAACGAAACCGTTAAAAAACCAAAACTGAAAGACAAATGAATTATTTTGATGCGCATCATCACTCTCACACACGCGCACACACCAGGCACTAAAATACGGATCCGTAAGTCAGTAAGATCATAAGTCAGTCTTGAGTTCGTTGCTTTTAAGGCAGTCTGGCGGGAGGGGATACGGTTTTTTAAGTCCAGGAAGACAAGAGGGGTCAAGGGGTCAAGAGGTCACCAATCTGTCCAGGACTTTGGGTGGTTGTAATTACCAAGGGACGTTGGTTTTTGGTTAGCAGTCTGCTTGCAACTGTTGCATACTACGGAATACACAACGCAAACAAATTCAACAAAAGCGGTGCTCCTTTGGGGGGGCTGGGCAGAGGCGTAGGCGGGTTGGAgaggggggcgtggcagggggTCAAAGGGCGAGCTAGAACACTCGTCGAGCGTTAGCGGCTACGTCTCAGGCGCTTTTCAGAGAACGTCATGCATATACGAATACAAACTAGACTACGTCtaagtaattttttttttggggcagGTTTCTTGGGAGCTAGTATCTTTTAAGTCCGCTTTCCTGTGTCCTTTGTCtggtgggtggttgggtggctTGGCTCTTGGCTGGTTCTTGTTGGCGGTGGGGGCGCTAGGTGGGCTTTTTTGGTGGTGGTGTGTGTACGTGTGTGGCTGGATCGATGGGCAGATGGATCGCTGGATGGTCGGATGGATCGAAGCGAGTGTCTCGGGGATGATGGGGTAATGGGATGACCGGTGACTGGATGGGtgtcaacagcagcagcatgagcagcagcagcagcagctacACTACTTACAGGCCGTAACTGGAGCTGATGCACAGCGAGGTGACCTGCACATTCCGGCGATTGGGTCCGGTGGTGAGGCAGACCAGCTGCGACTGGAAGCCCGGCGGCTTGCGCTGCGCCCCAAAGCGCACCTTCAGCGAACACTCGGTTGTCTGTGgtgaataaaaacaaaaaggatCAAAAAGTTAGTAGAAAACTAAGTAGAATGATCAACTCAAAATATACCTTATCCGAATCACTAGACTCCGCCTTCTGCACTTGATGGCCCGTTAGAAAATCGCACTCGGGACTCGTCCCATAGATGTCATCAAAATTCTCATAGAGTATGGGTATCTCAAGGACCAGTACCTCGGACGTGGACTCCACCTTGCGGAACTTGAACAGCATCACCTGTCCCATGGCGCCGGCCACACAGAGGCGTCGCGACTCCGAGCAAAGGAAGATGAGGTGCACCGCCAGCGGATTGTCGCTCTCCGGATGCGAGTGGGCGACGTGGGAGCGCGGCTTCTCGAACATCTTGGCCGTCTTCAGCTTATAGAGGATCTGTAGCGTGCCGGCACCGGAGTCCCAGAACTTGAGGCTGCCGTCCTGGTGTCCGGTGATCACGATCTCCGAATAGCTGCACGACGCCGGCGACCACTCGCCACCGGATATCGGCCATTCGCGCTCCGAGAAGCAGCTCTTTTTACTTGTCGTTGTGCGACCAACCTGAGATTGCCATAAAACACCAAGGTTATTCAACTGATAATGGGTTACAAAGGGCAGTACAACTTACTGAATAGAAAGCAGGAACCAAATCCGATGGGCAATCGGTTAAATATGTGCAACATGTAACAGGTGATTCGTGTAAGTCCATTGGATAAGGCGATTCAAAACATGGAAAACCGGGTGTTAATAAGTCTATTAATACTAAGTCGTATTGCAGCAGCACGGCAATAGCATACGGCTCCTGGGTCTCTGTAAGGGTTaagaaaaaaaaccaaaatcaTGGTTAGTAAATCATTACAAAATATGTAAACTAGAAATAAAATCTAAAATACTATGATATATATCTGTAGACAAGATACTTCTTTATAAATGATGGCATTATTGTCTACTTTGAATAATATAATTCTGTATTTCTATGCTATTATTATTGTatggtatttattatttaattatgatGTTTCTTTTGAGTCcttaatatattttgtttttttacattgtatattttttattcctgttattttttgtatattatattttttgtatattatattttttatataatattcttctatatataatatatttttacatttttatttcttgattttaactatttttcttaataaatttgtatttatactTACCGCAGGGCCAGGGATTCTCGCAGAGTGTTATGAAATCGCATACGGCGTGCTCCATCTCCAGCACCGTAGTGGCCTTGCCCACCATTACAGTGATGCAGTTGGACTTGGAGCCCTTTTCCGAGGGCATGCCGCCCGAGAAAATGGTAAAGGTTTCCCTATAACGAACAAGAGAACATTTTAAATGAgtcaaattttaattattcatTCTTAATTATCAGCAGACAGAAGCACCATAAGTCGTATTGTTCGGATTTATGGTTATTACTCAAAAATAAAGATAAAGGCATTGGAAAACGGTTAGCTTTCTACCAGATacattataaaaacaattaaacaataaatgttaaaatgcTGATGGCAATTAAATGGGATTGCTACGTCTTACTCACCCAGTCGCGCTGGACTTCAAGTCAACTTTATAAATCGGTTTGCATTTCTCCGCATTGCCATCCTTGTTGATTTTAGCTGAGACACACAAAAGGCACACAAATCAAATGCGGGTTTAATAGGGGGCCAAGAGATGGGGGACTTACCATGCGGACAGACCTGCGACTGCGGCTTAGCCTGCGGCTTCGTGGGCCAGGAGCAAATGGAGCCATCCGTGTGCGAGGACACAAAGTACTTGCCCTCGTAGTGCCAGGCCAGGGACTTGACGGCCTCGGCAGCCTGCCATCGCAACTCAGCGCATTTCGCCTTCAGATCCCACAAAACAAGCAGCCCGCACTCAAATGCAATAAGCAACTACACGTGGGGGAAAAGAGGCTCATCAGTCTTCGGAAAccatatatttaatataaggGGGGAGACCACTTTCAATAAAGAGAAACTTAACTTGAGTGGTTTTCCCCCCCAGATCAACAGACTCACCTTGTTTGCATCCAATGGATTATCACATAACGCAATCACAGCACCTGGATGACTAGTTCTAACCCTGCATTTAAGGGTTTAAACACATTATTAGTATCTAATAGTAGGGGTTCGCTACGGGTCGAACTGGACTTACACTTCAATTGCTTTATTCCAGTTAATAATATAACCACTAAGTGCAAATGTATCTATGTGAACAACGTGTATGTTTCCCTTCTCGGTGCCCACGTACAGCCATTTGCTGCCCACGGGCAGGTGTATGCAAGTCACGCTGCAAGATAGACGGGGGATTATGTCATCAGGAGATATAATTGGATGTGCTGGGAATTAACCAGAGTGATAACCCCTTTTAATCATATTTTTATGGGGACATTACATCCAATATAGGACACTAGCTATTAATTTGTATCATCTTTAATGGTCTTATTTTATGTTTGGCTTATCTAATGTTTTCCATTTACTAAGCTTTAATATGTTTAGAAGTTTAGTTAGCCAGTAAATCGTTCAAACATATTGctctttatatatatttacaccACATCTAAACTTGATGACCCACAAAAATGTGTAATAACTccattaaaatgaaattaatcTTTAAAAAGGTTGGGTATCAAGGTCTTATAGCTTACCGCTCCCTCTGAAATTTCAGACTTTGCACAATGCGCGGTGTCTTTTGGCGAATACTCCACAAGTGAATGGTGTCATCGGCGGTGACGGTGACCAAGGCGCCCTCGTTGACCAGGAACTGGGCAAAGAGCACGGCGCACTCGGATTCGCCCTCGTGTTTGGCATGGGCATCGACGCCAGGTCGTCCCAAACTAAAAAGTACATAAAAAACATAATATCAATCAGAAGTTCAGAgacaaaatttcaaaaatatccACACTTACATGCGAATGTAACCCGATTTGTCGCCAATCGCTAGTAGCTTTTGTACAGGATCGAAGGCAAAGGATGTGGGCGAGTATGGAAAGCCATGGCGAAAGGTCTGCGATAAAGAAGTACAGTGGATTAAAAAAGTTtcaatttacatttttttaacgaATATTATAACCCGATTATCACAGAAATCTTAACTAATTTTTAAACAACAGTAAAATGTCGCTTATTAACTTATAAGTGTTATCACTTTCGTCAAACTGATAAGTACTATCATATCATTTTAGACCACTAGACACCTAACTAGTGGTTTTAATCTCTATTAAGCCTCTTAGTACATATATTTCATGTTTTAAGATATCATAAGATCTGAATTTGATATAAAAAAAGGTTCTCAAAGAAATAGTATTATATTGACAGTACCACTGGTTTCTTATGGGTTTCTTACCCTATAGACGTCTTCAAACATCGGTTATAGCCGCGTGTGTCTTATGATAGATTCAAATCATTACAGCTACCAAATAAAACACCCGCTAGCTGCAACAGATGCCGCTGAGTAATGACACTttctacatatatatatagagaAAACTTAATCCGAATCGTAGGATAATGATGGCGATGCTTACTTTCTTTAACGTAAAATGGTCGGCCTTGAGTTGCTCCTGGATCTCCTGCTCCTGTCGTGTGGCTTGGGGCTGAACGCTTTGTCGAAATCCATCTAGAACTCCTTTGAATGTGaactttttcatttttgtaaCATGAGTCGTCCTCGTGCTCCGGCTGCTCTATCCACAGTTATGCGATGGTGCTTCCTCTCGAAAATGCTCTGGCCCAGGAGGAATAGTTTGCCAAATAGTTGTTGTAGTTGGTTAGTTAGTGCTGGGAGTGACGGAGTGGACAGAGTGGCAGCGTGGCAGAGTGGATGGTTCTACGGGGAAACGGTGCCGGGGTCGGGAAGGGAGGGGGGTCGATGATCCTGGTCCGAGGAGAACCGAAAAGTGTGGGTATTGGTTGCTTCCTCTGCCCGCGGCGAGTCTCTCCCTCGAGTCCTTGGTAGTATTTGTCTTTAAGTAGTGGTAGAACCGTGCGTAATCGATGCCAGAGGAGCCAGCGCTGCTCTGAACTCGTCCTTGttgtttgatttatttttgggATGTGAAACTATGTTAACAATTGTCGAATTAATATCTGCAAACAAGAAAGCAGGGAGAAAGAAAAAGGACATCCAATTAAAACGAATGGAAACCAGTTGAAAGCTTAAATTACAATGTTCTACACTTTGCACTGTTTCCTAAGTGCTCCCCAAGGTCCTCTTACGGCACACAGTACTCACATGTGTTTTATTTGATCGAGTTTTGTACACCTACGAAGCAATTTAGACACAATCAAGTGTTCGTAATGAACATCGAGCTAATAAATGAAACATTTTGAATGCTTATTGACCTCTCTTCATTCAAAGTCTTAAAAATAATGTACTTTCCGTGACTTTCGGGAACTTTGGTAATGAAAAGAAATATTAATCAGGATCAGTAATATAACTAATatagaaaaataaatagtaatttggttttttttaaatagcgGCTTGTTCTACCAAAGTCAGAATAGGTCAATCGGGTtcctagataaaaaatgttgcatactttttgacaCCTAAAGTTAAACATTAGGCAAATGGTTAAAAAACTTGAGTgattaacaaataaaatatgttatcAATTGGAtgtatttaactttaaagaaCAGCGGGCTATATATTTACACTTTATcgatttttaaaatctttaaaactGTTCATAAAATTACAGAAAAGtattacaaattttatttaactgAAAAATGTATAGTATATACTCTGCTCCGTTTATTACTTTCGAGTGCTTTACTTGAATTCGATTTTATAAATGGAATACTGGGTTTAAAGGCATTTTTTTTAGAGAAAAGTATTGTAATAATCATCTTATTGCTATAACAATGCAAGTGATATAaccaaatgtttactgaattgTATACAAAACGGTCTCAAAGTCAAACAGACAAACATTTCTCGGAAGTAAAACTTAGTGGGCTTAAAAGTTGTTTTCTTAGAGAACAGTATTTAAATAATCATCCTCTATAAGGGATTAAAAAGTTATCCAAAAtgaatcaaaaaataaataattcaagGTCATTTCTTGGAAGTAAATATGAGAATAGATCTGTTTGCAGAGATACTGTTTCAAAGAGATACTGGCGTAAATTCCTTTCAGCAACCCACACTTACAAACCCTTTCTTGTTTCCCAGAAACGTTGAGGTATCAAGTTTAGCATTAACCAGTTAAGATATCGATAAACGCAAACACTTTCTTGTTTTCCCAGAAAAGCAGGGGCCTTAAGCTTAGCAATTCGCCTTTAACCGTTTAACCATTTAACCAATTAAGATATCGATAACCACTGCCAATTGTCTGGACTGCGATATGAAatcgttttttgttttttttttgtttgtttgcaatTTTGCCAGCTTTTGTTTTGCTTGCCTCTTGGTTTTTTCCTCTCTTTTGCCATTTCCCGTTATTTCCATTTCTTCTTTTGTTTTCCGCCTGGCCTGGGGGATTACATAAA harbors:
- the Tomosyn gene encoding syntaxin-binding protein 5 isoform X10, with amino-acid sequence MKKFTFKGVLDGFRQSVQPQATRQEQEIQEQLKADHFTLKKTFRHGFPYSPTSFAFDPVQKLLAIGDKSGYIRILGRPGVDAHAKHEGESECAVLFAQFLVNEGALVTVTADDTIHLWSIRQKTPRIVQSLKFQRERVTCIHLPVGSKWLYVGTEKGNIHVVHIDTFALSGYIINWNKAIEVVRTSHPGAVIALCDNPLDANKLLIAFECGLLVLWDLKAKCAELRWQAAEAVKSLAWHYEGKYFVSSHTDGSICSWPTKPQAKPQSQVCPHAKINKDGNAEKCKPIYKVDLKSSATGETFTIFSGGMPSEKGSKSNCITVMVGKATTVLEMEHAVCDFITLCENPWPCETQEPYAIAVLLQYDLVLIDLLTPGFPCFESPYPMDLHESPVTCCTYLTDCPSDLVPAFYSVGRTTTSKKSCFSEREWPISGGEWSPASCSYSEIVITGHQDGSLKFWDSGAGTLQILYKLKTAKMFEKPRSHVAHSHPESDNPLAVHLIFLCSESRRLCVAGAMGQVMLFKFRKVESTSEVLVLEIPILYENFDDIYGTSPECDFLTGHQVQKAESSDSDKTTECSLKVRFGAQRKPPGFQSQLVCLTTGPNRRNVQVTSLCISSSYGLMAYGTEYGLVIIDIIQKICLLSVACPDLYGAHDPYSRTPKSPKRIENKEEQSRSPSSDQASDAEELQYNCLYVIVWKFFDQRQRSCNCNTAAAAAATTTAAAGIAAAAATATVAVTAATAAAVTAATAATIDGWWP
- the Tomosyn gene encoding syntaxin-binding protein 5 isoform X7; this translates as MKKFTFKGVLDGFRQSVQPQATRQEQEIQEQLKADHFTLKKTFRHGFPYSPTSFAFDPVQKLLAIGDKSGYIRILGRPGVDAHAKHEGESECAVLFAQFLVNEGALVTVTADDTIHLWSIRQKTPRIVQSLKFQRERVTCIHLPVGSKWLYVGTEKGNIHVVHIDTFALSGYIINWNKAIEVVRTSHPGAVIALCDNPLDANKLLIAFECGLLVLWDLKAKCAELRWQAAEAVKSLAWHYEGKYFVSSHTDGSICSWPTKPQAKPQSQVCPHAKINKDGNAEKCKPIYKVDLKSSATGETFTIFSGGMPSEKGSKSNCITVMVGKATTVLEMEHAVCDFITLCENPWPCETQEPYAIAVLLQYDLVLIDLLTPGFPCFESPYPMDLHESPVTCCTYLTDCPSDLVPAFYSVGRTTTSKKSCFSEREWPISGGEWSPASCSYSEIVITGHQDGSLKFWDSGAGTLQILYKLKTAKMFEKPRSHVAHSHPESDNPLAVHLIFLCSESRRLCVAGAMGQVMLFKFRKVESTSEVLVLEIPILYENFDDIYGTSPECDFLTGHQVQKAESSDSDKTTECSLKVRFGAQRKPPGFQSQLVCLTTGPNRRNVQVTSLCISSSYGLMAYGTEYGLVIIDIIQKICLLSVACPDLYGAHDPYSRTPKSPKRIENKEEQSRSPSSDQKNFQSNKNRVKKTDLLIKLKNKLDGTFSRSRSSSMSSIDMSSSESVTCLAFIESYAKRNDILTLVPTLWIGTSFGSILTLFITMPERDVRKSQPVLITINGGPVVRLKGSITSMSFLDSYGSIIPYTFETWRDEKRDNKDRTPTRSSSRTSPTFTPTTANTISNTSVAGGMAGGASAGGAVGGGGSGGGAAGGAASGGASAGGAGGGGGGAVGGGASAGAAGGSGAATGGVGGGMSSSSASSSGISGSVSTGLETLTDRQYIVIASEKQTKVFDVANQCCINRIQLSEMDFAVKAETITMKDGSCLATYLSNGHLMVHSLPSLKLLLDTDFLPLLELSFQTKCKQGIVDPMLSIWGQQIIVHEDTTLISKIFCFSHKGHGLYMASPTEIQKFTISSEFCQFILEMMGELYTVHEMPEQPKEGFFKGLFGGGAKLLDREELFGEQSGRANRSVARHIPGPNLEQLGQRASTAASEISRAHQLAMERGEKLNLLEERAERMANTAQDFSGTAHQLMLKYKDKKWYQL
- the Tomosyn gene encoding syntaxin-binding protein 5 isoform X6, which produces MKKFTFKGVLDGFRQSVQPQATRQEQEIQEQLKADHFTLKKTFRHGFPYSPTSFAFDPVQKLLAIGDKSGYIRILGRPGVDAHAKHEGESECAVLFAQFLVNEGALVTVTADDTIHLWSIRQKTPRIVQSLKFQRERVTCIHLPVGSKWLYVGTEKGNIHVVHIDTFALSGYIINWNKAIEVVRTSHPGAVIALCDNPLDANKLLIAFECGLLVLWDLKAKCAELRWQAAEAVKSLAWHYEGKYFVSSHTDGSICSWPTKPQAKPQSQVCPHAKINKDGNAEKCKPIYKVDLKSSATGETFTIFSGGMPSEKGSKSNCITVMVGKATTVLEMEHAVCDFITLCENPWPCETQEPYAIAVLLQYDLVLIDLLTPGFPCFESPYPMDLHESPVTCCTYLTDCPSDLVPAFYSVGRTTTSKKSCFSEREWPISGGEWSPASCSYSEIVITGHQDGSLKFWDSGAGTLQILYKLKTAKMFEKPRSHVAHSHPESDNPLAVHLIFLCSESRRLCVAGAMGQVMLFKFRKVESTSEVLVLEIPILYENFDDIYGTSPECDFLTGHQVQKAESSDSDKTTECSLKVRFGAQRKPPGFQSQLVCLTTGPNRRNVQVTSLCISSSYGLMAYGTEYGLVIIDIIQKICLLSVACPDLYGAHDPYSRTPKSPKRIENKEEQSRSPSSDQASDAEELQYNCLYVIVWKFFDKLDGTFSRSRSSSMSSIDMSSSESVTCLAFIESYAKRNDILTLVPTLWIGTSFGSILTLFITMPERDVRKSQPVLITINGGPVVRLKGSITSMSFLDSYGSIIPYTFETWRDEKRDNKDRTPTRSSSRTSPTFTPTTANTISNTSVAGGMAGGASAGGAVGGGGSGGGAAGGAASGGASAGGAGGGGGGAVGGGASAGAAGGSGAATGGVGGGMSSSSASSSGISGSVSTGLETLTDRQYIVIASEKQTKVFDVANQCCINRIQLSEMDFAVKAETITMKDGSCLATYLSNGHLMVHSLPSLKLLLDTDFLPLLELSFQTKCKQGIVDPMLSIWGQQIIVHEDTTLISKIFCFSHKGHGLYMASPTEIQKFTISSEFCQFILEMMGELYTVHEMPEQPKEGFFKGLFGGGAKLLDREELFGEQSGRANRSVARHIPGPNLEQLGQRASTAASEISRAHQLAMERGEKLNLLEERAERMANTAQDFSGTAHQLMLKYKDKKWYQL
- the Tomosyn gene encoding syntaxin-binding protein 5 isoform X8, yielding MKKFTFKGVLDGFRQSVQPQATRQEQEIQEQLKADHFTLKKTFRHGFPYSPTSFAFDPVQKLLAIGDKSGYIRILGRPGVDAHAKHEGESECAVLFAQFLVNEGALVTVTADDTIHLWSIRQKTPRIVQSLKFQRERVTCIHLPVGSKWLYVGTEKGNIHVVHIDTFALSGYIINWNKAIEVVRTSHPGAVIALCDNPLDANKLLIAFECGLLVLWDLKAKCAELRWQAAEAVKSLAWHYEGKYFVSSHTDGSICSWPTKPQAKPQSQVCPHAKINKDGNAEKCKPIYKVDLKSSATGETFTIFSGGMPSEKGSKSNCITVMVGKATTVLEMEHAVCDFITLCENPWPCETQEPYAIAVLLQYDLVLIDLLTPGFPCFESPYPMDLHESPVTCCTYLTDCPSDLVPAFYSVGRTTTSKKSCFSEREWPISGGEWSPASCSYSEIVITGHQDGSLKFWDSGAGTLQILYKLKTAKMFEKPRSHVAHSHPESDNPLAVHLIFLCSESRRLCVAGAMGQVMLFKFRKVESTSEVLVLEIPILYENFDDIYGTSPECDFLTGHQVQKAESSDSDKTTECSLKVRFGAQRKPPGFQSQLVCLTTGPNRRNVQVTSLCISSSYGLMAYGTEYGLVIIDIIQKICLLSVACPDLYGAHDPYSRTPKSPKRIENKEEQSRSPSSDQLNDTTSPDSPSLEFVPEAAGESTGNDGVATAMSSRPGSPDPMVVNSARETLLSGSAASTAAAAASAAMMAKSPQRDDAAPKELQDRRKSMSWKTFNLKRQLSKVNMKIGGLNVNTDMESLKNNSIFYTPKEVSPEGATPPATEEEATPEGREEESLDDAEMAPNTGAGAAAAAAPSPSSAVRGKFRSSTTDSPDEGASGSSTTATTGGIRRVDFEQPAAMEVERPNNLPLTDAPAPLKPARQKFKEKSRDQRLLSVPNIKYQPRDLRGGVRTLKNDVSPLMGGGGGGGVASGSGGVGGSGVGGKKIRVGCRRAAIQLPVCDCMEVL